The Coffea arabica cultivar ET-39 chromosome 6e, Coffea Arabica ET-39 HiFi, whole genome shotgun sequence genome contains the following window.
GTATCAGAAGACGATGATCAGCATCACCAGAAACCGATCgttctactactactactaaatTCCTAATAATTCATTTGGGATAGCTAGATTCGACGATATGGCTCCATTATGCGTCAacaatgattgatggattttggCTTTGGGGGTTTTTACATTTTCAGGATACTTATCCTCCTCCAAACTTCTTCCTTAATCACTGACTGCCGTTGCCCTCGCTTCTATACATGTATGCTTATCCATATCCATCTAATATTCGAATttcatttcccttttcttttttttctggtgCCATGAAAGCTTTGAGAAAATTTAACGTTCATTCAGTTAATGAAAATTGAGTTGTTTACCTATAAAAAAGTAAAAAGCGACTGTAAATCGCAACATGCCCGTGCAAAAGACACATACATGCaaatatcttcttcttctttgttttcttttggtatCTATCGCAATGAATCGTGCGCATATAAAATACTAGTATCATTTTTCCTCGAAAATTCTTACACAGATAAACGGGTTATTGAAATCAACGCGGAAGAAGATGTGTTTGGATACAAGAGTGCTGGAATTTATTTTATCgatcttactttttttttaaaaaaaaaaaaaaaaaacacagcagTGAGGTTGGAACTCAAACAATCTACTGAAGAATCATCGTTTAAACATCTGAAGCCATGGATGGCCAAGCTATATATTTAGAGCCTATAGACTGGTAAAAGATatttgtaatttgaaaatttttttttttttttttgtgtggtcTTGTTTGAGATACATTAACCAGGTCATGAGAGTAGACTAGATGCATGGCTTTCACCATAGATAGGAGTCTGAGAAAATTAGTGGTAGCTCAAGTGTCGAAATTCGTTTTAGAGTTTGACCTATATACAGAAGGCAGGAGCATAAAGGGCGTATAGCATCTGGAGCATGAGAAAGTGGGGAATGAATTCAGAATCACTCTGGTCGGCCTCATTCACAAAAGACGTCTTCCTaaacaaaaagaagaagttTAGAGTATTGCTGAAGACAAGAATTCGAGGAAATTGATAGAGATGGATCAAAATACAGGTCTAACAAATGGTTATTCATTTCTCTGACCCTTTAGCTTTCGCGTCTAGTGTCAACTAAAAGTTCAGAATCGCTCATAAAGCCGATTTTCAGTCTTAGAAAAAAAAACGTCTGCTTTCTTTATTGGCTATTTTTTAGTTGAATATATGCTACTAGTCCTTTTCTTGTCCATTACTTCCTTGAAGATACTCTTCCTtttcctattttctttttttttttgggggggggggggggcagaAGAATACGTTTGCGTGTTTGACCCAAAAAACTAGTTAGTAAGTATTCACTTAAATACATGTTGGAATCCCCAAACCCTAAATTTTTATCATTCCTTTTTGTGCTTATCCTGACAATGACACATAAGATGTGCTTAAAATACAAATTTGTCATTCCCGTTTGATTATGCTGTGATAAAAGATCAAAGCTTTGGAAGTGAAATATTATGAGTTATAGAACCAGCAAATGCCAGCACCGCCGGCCCAAGCAGAATTCGTCGaggaaaaattgttaaaattCATCTGATTCTTGAAAGAATACATATATATGATTGTTACATTTATTGAACAACATGAATTTATTACACCAATTTTTTACCCGGGCCTTGTGATTATTGTACATTCTTTTTTCCCAAATGCAGAATAAATCTGCTATATTAACAGaaacctccaaaaaaaaaaaaaaaaaaaaccactaaACCTCCTTTCAGATAAATAGTAGAATTGCTAGTGAAAGATTAACAAAATTAAGTATGAAAGCAAAATAGTCAAAAAGACTAAGGCCAAGTTTGGGAATTCATGAGAACGAAGAGAGGAAGAGAAAATTTAAGTTatgagaggaaagaaaagggagagagtgagagagattTTGTAAGTTTCGCCCGCTTAGTGAGGAAATTTAGGAGGAATAGAATGATTTACAATTGATGAGGCAAATATGATTCTGTTCTTAAGCCTTATACCTTAGGTCACAATTTCTCCACTTTCTATAGAAAATTGTTTTAGCAATTCTATCCTTCCATTTCCTCCCATTTAACTTACTCCTTTCCATTTATACATCCCAAACGACggaaaatttttgcattttttaaatatatatatatttccttTTTGGTGGTTTCTTTGCTCTTTCCATTCTTCCATTGGCTAGTGAAATGTCGAAACCAGAAGAACTCTAGTCGCTAGAGCTGGCCTGGACTAGGCCCAAGATAGTTTAACGTCTGGCGGTCAATCTGTTTGCAACTACTATCAGTTTGGACTTTCGACCCATCAACATAGCTCTGGGCCAGCTCTCGAAGGATACGGCGAAGTTGTCGGTGGTTGTTTGGGCTGGATTCCAGCCTTGAATCAAGTTGTCTAATAAAGCATCATCAATTGTCTAATTAGTGATTCCCTTTAGAACTGGACTATGTTTTTCCTCAGGAAGGTTTTAGCTGAGGTCAagaaaaaaagtaattaaacaaaTCTCTCGCTTGCAACCCTCCGAAAATTTGATTATAATCACAAAACGAGGCTTCGTTCGTGCTCTATGATATcaattttcaacaaaaaaaatcgCTGCCAATGAACCGGTCTCCGAAAACATCCCAGCATGCAACATGGAGCCACAGATTGGTGAATCTTAGTGCACCTTTTAATGTTCTCAATTACGTATGCTTCACTAATTGATGCTTCCCAGTCTGTAATTTTCCTCTTGACAGACAAACCGTTCATTGTTTCTTCTAAAGGTTACCTACCATCCTTTTTGTTGCCAGCATAATCGTGGTTTCATAAATTATATAGGTCCAAACGGCAGTAGAGACGCAACCCTATGATGAGGATTCTTGCAAAACACACCATTCATTTTCCATACCACGGCCATGGCAGCTACCAGTCTGGACTTTCACCAGTTGACAGTGCTGGCGCTGCTCTAGTCGAAGTCTACATGATTTGCATGAACAAAAGTAACAGAAATTTGTAAGAGCACTCACCGTGACAGTAACTACACAAATGTCCATCCACAAACATCGAGATTTTCTCTAAACCCATGTGGCAGCAAAAGCTCAGAATTGCAGAGAGCTCAGGATTAAGACTTGACaagcttttccaaaaaacaaACCCATAGACATTCATCAGCTGCATCATAAGCAATTTATACAACACCTCCAAGTAAAACAAGCAATAGTGATGGACAAGACACCGTAAAAATGAACAAAGAATATTAAGACTTCCACCTGGACTCTTGCAAGCTGCTAAAAACAGATCAACTGATGCAACGAAATGCTTtgcccaatccaaacaaacaaacttGCATGAGAAACGCAAACATTTTGGTTCTAAACGGAACATAAAAAAGCTAGCAAAAGCAAAAAGAGAGAAGCAGCCAAAGTACAAGCAAACCTCGTAAAGTGTACAAATTTTGTCCATGCAGATTGTAAGTGGTTCAGTAACGCACAGAATACATAGATTCAAAGTCAAATAAAACGTTAcaggggaaggaaaaaaaaaaaaaagaaaaacagaagcaGAGGCAATGCACAATGACAACTGCATACCACTGAACATGCACTTCTGGCTTCTGTGCACCACTCTAATGGCAGCAGAAAAGTCTCGCTTTTTGACCAGATGGGAATGTAAATACTTATATGTTTGACCCATTTTTCCCATGGTTCCTTTCTTGATGACGAGGAATATCCAGTATCAATGCATTATGTATagaaaagtaacaaaaatgaGACAAGCTCCTTTCATACAGAGAATGTCCTGTTTGTAAGAACTAAACTTAAGGTTTGAAACAATGACAAAATCTAGGGGCAGGGCAAGAGTGAAGAAGCTAGAATTTATCAGTACTGAGTTGACAAAAGACTTAGAAGGGAAATCCTTTTTGGACGCTTCTTTTTGAGGATTCAGCTAATCTCTTAATACCTTTTGCACTAGTATAGAATGACATCAATTCCTTGGCCACAGCCTCCGGGTGACAACTAATGAATGCCTTGATAAATCGCTTCTCAGTCATCCTCAAAGCTCTTACCATAGAAGGCCCCCTGACTTGAGGAACAAGACCCATATCATCAATCTTCTCTGCAAGAAGATAACGTGGTCTCAACAAGGTCTCCAAATTGAAGTACAGGAGACATGGATTACGTAATACACTGCTGGCAGAGAGCTTCATAGTGCCCAAAATAAAAGTCATGTTTCTCTGAACTTTATCAACAGAAAGTGTTAATAAAAGAGGAGAGCGTCCAAATAATTTCAGTATCTCATCTTCAGAAAAACCAAATTTCTCCAAATTCGCCATCTTTTCATGGATTGTCTCAAGACGAGAGATGGAAAAGAGAGTAACCACATACTTATACATCCTTGAAACCTTTGAGACCCCAGTTCGACGTATGTAGTCCATCTTTTCATCATTCAGAGCACACCGGGGGATCAATGTGGGCCGAGAGATGAGCATAGGGATCAAGTCCTTTCTGCTAAGACCAACATTCTCGAACCTGGCAATAACAGGTTTTATACTATTATGAAGGTCATACGTGAGCAGTGATGGATTGCGGAGTATAGCCTTGAGCAGAACTTCCCTAGAACCAAACAGTGCTTGAAGATACTCGATGCGTTCATCCAAGTTTTTATTGAGTCGACAATTGAGAAAGCGGGGACGACAATAAATAATCTTTGCCAGGTCAGATGAGGAGATACCCAAACCACTGAGTGTGTGAAGCTTGGATTGAAGGTTGTTTACATCCATTTTACGCAAGGATGGCCGGCGGAGAAAAATAGTGGACACATCATTTTCACTACAACCCCAGCTCCTTAAAACATCAGCAGGATCTAATGGTTTCTTTTGAATACCAACAGTTTTAACCTTTTCACCATAAGTTTCAACCACTGGCAAAGCTGCTGTAGCATAGGATCTAGGGTTCAAAATGACTGTTTCAATCGCAAAAGCACTAAACAAGGACAGATTGAACCTTTGGGTGGCTGAAAATAGGGAGCGCAATTTGACTAAAGCACTTAAATTCAATTTCATATCAATCTGCAAATGGGGGAGTATTCAGAGACTTGGAGGATTTATATGAACTAAGAACACTTGAAGCAAACCACCTAAAATAATTGAAGGCAGGTTCCCAAAAACAAGGCTGAGCCCCTAACAACCCAGCAAAGTAAAGGGCTTTTCTGCAAGCAATCagcaaataaaaggaaaagaagttcAGCACAGCCATCCTTGGACAAAACAGGAACTGTTTTGATTACCAAACTAAGCAACGAATTAACGTTGAGAACATAGAGAAAAACATCAGTTAATTATCTCCAAAAAGTACAAACAACAAAATATCAAACGCCTGCCGAATGTGAGCAAAGCAAAGCTGCAGTTTTATGATGGATGCGTGTGCATGATTCAAACAACTTAAGCGAATAACTAAAACCCACTTTGCTAGACAAATTAGAGAAATTCATCGTGCCAAATTAAAATCATCACTTTTCTTGTATGAAATACTTACGACAAAAATCTAACCCAGAATCAACCACTGCAAAACTTGTGAAAGAAAATGTACTTCGTCCAACAGCTTGCATTGAAAATCGAAAACtacaccaaaaacaagaagaaactaATACAGAATAACTTATTGCGCTACATCTCAAAATCCAATATGATTTAAGGTATCGTAGGCGTCGAAAAACTGGAGGGAAAAGCagtattaaaatattaaagcaGATAAACAAAGATAAGAGCGAAGAGGAACTTACGTCGGAGAGGCAATGGAGAAACTCCCGGCCAGAGGTTTTAAGGTTTTGTCTGAATTTTTCCAGTAattttttagtcttttatttctTGAGCATACGGGCAAGTGCCAATGATACGGGATTTTACTGTTATACCCTAGGAATTATATTTTACTGTGGGACACAGTAAAAATTTGACGGGTAAGCAAAGCAGGACATGGTGATTGGTGAGTTTCTTGAAAATAGGAGGGGGTTGTTGGAAAACTATGGAGGATGCTGTATTTTTACACTTCTGCAAATCTAAGATGTTGTTGGGACTTGGGAGAAATCATAATTAGGACTCTTTTTCGGAAACAAAATTCTAAGAATTTTTTGGGTCTAAAATAAAGGCATCTTTCGCCGAGGAGAATTTTGAATCGTAAATCaaaattgtcattttttttcaacttaTTTCTGCATCAGTTGACCATAGTCTTGTAAACAGCTGCATCAGTTGGTATTGGTAAGATGAACAAAGCTCATAATGTTGCCTGACTCAAGAAGATTAATTAGTTCAAGGTGCATCTGTTCTTAACTCGAAACGCTGTCGAATGAACAAATTCATAAGAAAATGCTAATAGCAACCACTTTGGGCTACATCTTTTTAACTAGAGAATAAGCTGTCTTTCATATCACTAAATCACTAATAGCTAGGCAGAGGAAACAAATAGGTACAAAATTCAATTTCTCTATTTGTGTTGTAATCATGCACAAAATATTACATTATTGTTTTTGAATCGTAACAGCCACAACTATTGCCCATATTTCTCCAACCAAAAGTTGTCTTAAGCGTACAATAATTATCCCCCCTAATTcgcaaatttattttattttatttttttttgatacaaATGGGGTGGAGTAGCAACTTCTAATATGTCAATTCCAAGTAATTCTCTAAGTTCAGTAATTCGCAAACGAAGTACACTGTAAATTAAATATGAGGTTTTTATGTGACTTCAGAAATACAAACAAGAAAGTAGTTTGGAGTAATGGTGAGTAATTTCAATTTTCTACAGAAGATAGATGATGCCTCTCTATACAAGGTCTGGAGAGTAACTCTTTTTAACCTaattatttatcaaaggccaTGAAAAAGATTAGTCCTAAAGAGCTCAATATTGTTAAATTGCAAGCGATCAGGAAAAATTAATAGTATTATAGTCCTAGGCAACGCCCGATGATGGAATAAGGGAAAGAAATTCTCTGTACAAATTATAAAGCCAATTGGTTCGCAATGTCAGCTACAGCCTAAGTATTGACATTGGTTAAGGATCTCGCTGCCTAAACTCAACAAAAGTTCAGTTCAAAACTGTCCCCTCTTCTACCAGTAGTCTCCACAAGAACACTTGCCATCTCTAAAATGGTGAAACCGGTAAGGATCCCTCAGTATGATTTTCCTTTGGACTATACTACTCACAAACTTGAAAACCGTATGGCAATCTCCACAAACGCGAAGATTTTTGAAAACCCTCAAGGTCGAACCTTCAGGAGTACTTATCAAACCATATGCAAGTGCAAGTCTCTCACTGTGATTCCACAAATTGTGCTCCTTCTGTTCTTCATCAGTGTCATGCAAAGCAAAGCTAATATCAGCAACATAGCCTGCTTCATTTATCTTTTTCCTCAGCTCCGCAAGTTTAACGTATATCTGCTCGGACTTTGGGTGAGAACGATCTCCTATTCCAAATGTACTAACTTCAGTTTTCAGCTTAACCCAACTGCACGCAGGCTGCTTCTTTACACTATTTGATTCCATTTCAACCCTTACATTCTGTACATCTTGCCATTTCCCAGACGCTGCGCAGACATTTGAATATAAGACAAAAGCTGAATCATCCGATGGCTTGGTTTCAAGAAGACGTTTAGCAGCTTTCTCTCCCAAATCCATGTTTCCATGTATTCTACATGCTGCCAACAAGCTTCTCCATATAAAGTCATTTGGTGGGACTGGCATATTTGTCACAAATGCTTCAGCTTCAGCTAGTCTTCCTGATCGTCCAAGAAGATCAACTATGCACACACAGTGCTCTATTGCAGATGGGACACCAAAAACTGAAGTCATCGAAGCAAAATACGCAAGACCCTCATCAACGAGACCCCCATGACTACATGCAGATAGAAGAGAGACAAAAGTGACATGATCAGGTTCTGAACCATACTGCAGCATTTCATGAAAAGCTTCCCTAGCCTTTTGAAAATACCCATGCCTAGCATAAGACGATATTAATATATTCCAAGACAATCGTGACCGCAAATTCGGTTGTGGAAGCATTTTTAGGATATCATCAATCTCACCACATTTACCATACATATCCATTGTAGAATTTTTAACATAGTGATACGAGTCAAACCCCAGTTTAATGGCCAACCCTTGAAGTTGTTTGCCTTCCTCCAAGGAAGCCAAGTCCGCTGCTACCGCCAGTGAAGCAGAAAGGCtaaattggtcaaaatccaCTTTAGCTCTTTGCATCTCCAGGATAAGTTTCAGAGCCTCTTCTCCACGCCCATGATGAGCATTTGCAGCAAGCATGGCATTCCAAGTTACAGAGGTCTTGTTAACCAATTCATCAAAGATTATATTACTCAAAGAGAGTTCACCACAGTTAGCATACATTGTAATGAGGGAGTTCTTAACATATTCATTTGTTTCAAAGCCCGTCAGAATCATATGTGCATGCAACGGCATTCCAAATCTCAGTAGGTAGGATGGAGCTGAGCAAGCACCCAGAACACTTATCATGGTAATGTAGTTTGCAGGTTCGCCTTTTTCTCTCATCAACTTAAAGGCCTTCGCAGCCTCATCTGGTTCTTCATTCTCAGCATACCCTCCAATGAGTGCATTCCATGTAACCAACTCGAGCTCAGGCATTTTCTGGAATACCTGCTTAGCTTCTGACATCATCTGACACTTTCCATACATGGTGACCAATGCATTCCCAACTATCAAATTTTCATGGAATCCAAATATGAGGGCAAGTCCATGGACTATCTTgccttcaacgaggaattcagGATCAGAACAAGCAGCCAATGCACTTGCAAAAGTCACATAGctgataaattttcttatgccCAAAAGGCCACCCAACACTCTTAAGGCATCTGAGCTCCTCCCTTCAGAAACATAACCAGCCATCAATGAGTTCCATGAAATTAAATCCTTATCTTTCATTCCCTGGAACAAACTTTCTGCTTCTTTGGATCTACCAGTCTCTGAGTACATAGTAAAAAGAGTATTAGACAAACAAATGTTTGAATCAAATCCCACTTTCACTGCTAAACCATGAATCCCCTTTCCCCACTTCAAATTCTCGGGTGTACTGCTGACTGAGACCAACGTGGAAAGTGTGGTTGCATTTATATCACCATGATCACAGCGCATCACATCAAAACATGTAAAACATTCCTCACAAAGTAAATTATTTGCATAAGCAGCTATCATCGAATTCCATGATATGGTGTCGTGTTCAACCATATTATTGAAAACATAGCATGCTTGTTTTACACCACCGAAGCTACCAAACATGGACACAAGCGAATTAGCAACagaaatattttcctcaaatcctGACTTTATGACATGACCAAGCACCTGATGACCCAAAAATTCGTCATCAAGAGCGCCAGAAGAACTAATAACAGTAGTAAACGTGTTCTGATTATA
Protein-coding sequences here:
- the LOC113695135 gene encoding uncharacterized protein; this encodes MKLNLSALVKLRSLFSATQRFNLSLFSAFAIETVILNPRSYATAALPVVETYGEKVKTVGIQKKPLDPADVLRSWGCSENDVSTIFLRRPSLRKMDVNNLQSKLHTLSGLGISSSDLAKIIYCRPRFLNCRLNKNLDERIEYLQALFGSREVLLKAILRNPSLLTYDLHNSIKPVIARFENVGLSRKDLIPMLISRPTLIPRCALNDEKMDYIRRTGVSKVSRMYKYVVTLFSISRLETIHEKMANLEKFGFSEDEILKLFGRSPLLLTLSVDKVQRNMTFILGTMKLSASSVLRNPCLLYFNLETLLRPRYLLAEKIDDMGLVPQVRGPSMVRALRMTEKRFIKAFISCHPEAVAKELMSFYTSAKGIKRLAESSKRSVQKGFPF
- the LOC113695312 gene encoding pentatricopeptide repeat-containing protein At3g26782, mitochondrial-like, yielding MLSNLSIFHVNTLIGMYSKFGKIQEARHVFDQMPARNDASWNNMVSGYVKMGYYIDATRLFVEMLARGIQLSGFVIASLLTAFVRVECMVFEGRQIHSLALKNGLLLHDVFVGTSLLHFYGAYGFMSSARKLFEEMPERNVVSWTSFMVGFSNNGDAEVVVDLYQRMRLEGIGYNQNTFTTVISSSGALDDEFLGHQVLGHVIKSGFEENISVANSLVSMFGSFGGVKQACYVFNNMVEHDTISWNSMIAAYANNLLCEECFTCFDVMRCDHGDINATTLSTLVSVSSTPENLKWGKGIHGLAVKVGFDSNICLSNTLFTMYSETGRSKEAESLFQGMKDKDLISWNSLMAGYVSEGRSSDALRVLGGLLGIRKFISYVTFASALAACSDPEFLVEGKIVHGLALIFGFHENLIVGNALVTMYGKCQMMSEAKQVFQKMPELELVTWNALIGGYAENEEPDEAAKAFKLMREKGEPANYITMISVLGACSAPSYLLRFGMPLHAHMILTGFETNEYVKNSLITMYANCGELSLSNIIFDELVNKTSVTWNAMLAANAHHGRGEEALKLILEMQRAKVDFDQFSLSASLAVAADLASLEEGKQLQGLAIKLGFDSYHYVKNSTMDMYGKCGEIDDILKMLPQPNLRSRLSWNILISSYARHGYFQKAREAFHEMLQYGSEPDHVTFVSLLSACSHGGLVDEGLAYFASMTSVFGVPSAIEHCVCIVDLLGRSGRLAEAEAFVTNMPVPPNDFIWRSLLAACRIHGNMDLGEKAAKRLLETKPSDDSAFVLYSNVCAASGKWQDVQNVRVEMESNSVKKQPACSWVKLKTEVSTFGIGDRSHPKSEQIYVKLAELRKKINEAGYVADISFALHDTDEEQKEHNLWNHSERLALAYGLISTPEGSTLRVFKNLRVCGDCHTVFKFVSSIVQRKIILRDPYRFHHFRDGKCSCGDYW